The following coding sequences are from one bacterium SCSIO 12741 window:
- a CDS encoding acyl-CoA thioesterase, producing MELLMQKLCMVRDIGIHGNLFGGIMMSWIDEAAASYASQICHTPNMVTVKIEEVAFKKPVKVGFQIRIYGEVEHVGNTSITMQIEARKYNVYSGEETLVCKTRIVFVRIDESGESVPIPQLVKQRYS from the coding sequence ATGGAATTATTAATGCAAAAACTCTGCATGGTTCGCGATATCGGGATTCATGGAAACCTGTTTGGTGGAATCATGATGTCATGGATCGACGAGGCCGCGGCGAGCTACGCGTCTCAAATTTGCCACACCCCAAATATGGTGACGGTAAAAATTGAGGAAGTAGCCTTCAAAAAGCCCGTTAAGGTTGGATTCCAGATTCGAATTTATGGAGAGGTGGAACATGTTGGAAATACGTCCATCACCATGCAAATTGAAGCCCGCAAATACAACGTATATAGCGGAGAAGAAACCTTAGTTTGTAAAACGCGAATTGTTTTTGTTCGCATTGATGAATCGGGTGAGTCGGTTCCTATTCCGCAACTCGTAAAACAGCGCTATTCCTAA
- a CDS encoding DUF4280 domain-containing protein: MPQQVCMGASLMCSFGVAPSSLVVLPTNRVMTSNMPAANIMDHIPLVNILPFGMCTSLSNPTVASATAAAFGVLTPMPCIPVIPAPWTPGNPMVTIGNQPIINNTSTCNCAWGGVITVVSPGQATVMD, from the coding sequence ATGCCACAACAAGTATGCATGGGAGCCAGTTTAATGTGTTCTTTCGGGGTAGCTCCTTCAAGTTTAGTGGTACTCCCCACCAACCGGGTAATGACTTCCAATATGCCGGCAGCCAATATTATGGATCATATTCCATTGGTCAATATTCTTCCCTTTGGCATGTGTACTTCTCTTTCTAATCCAACCGTTGCCAGCGCCACTGCCGCAGCATTCGGAGTTTTAACTCCCATGCCATGCATTCCTGTTATTCCAGCTCCATGGACTCCTGGAAATCCCATGGTAACCATTGGTAACCAACCCATTATTAACAATACCTCCACCTGCAATTGTGCCTGGGGAGGTGTCATCACGGTCGTATCTCCGGGCCAAGCCACGGTCATGGATTAA
- a CDS encoding DsbA family protein: MEIENAFYYFADPMCSWCYGFAPEVSAVYDQNRDRFGFHLIMGGLRPHGTETFGGLADMLKHHWKQVAERSGQPFDYSVLDHEDRVYDTEPPCRAVRVMREIKPEAEFEFFKQIQKAFYREGKEMDKIDTYLNLLPELEVDPAQFKEQFESEEMKLQTTYDFHQARDWGITGYPALVVGWEGELFLIAKGFSDRETLFRILDEITIKQKS; this comes from the coding sequence ATGGAAATTGAAAATGCCTTTTATTATTTCGCTGACCCAATGTGCTCTTGGTGTTATGGATTTGCACCCGAAGTGAGTGCGGTATATGACCAAAACAGGGATCGGTTTGGATTCCATTTGATCATGGGAGGCTTACGTCCGCATGGTACTGAAACCTTTGGAGGTTTGGCAGATATGCTTAAGCACCATTGGAAACAAGTGGCTGAGCGAAGTGGGCAACCTTTTGATTATTCGGTATTGGATCATGAGGATAGGGTTTACGATACCGAACCGCCTTGTCGTGCTGTGCGTGTTATGCGGGAAATAAAACCAGAAGCCGAATTTGAATTCTTTAAGCAGATTCAAAAGGCCTTTTACCGGGAAGGGAAAGAGATGGATAAGATTGATACTTATCTGAATTTGCTACCAGAACTGGAAGTGGACCCTGCCCAATTTAAGGAGCAATTTGAGTCGGAGGAAATGAAACTTCAAACCACCTACGATTTTCATCAAGCCCGCGATTGGGGTATTACGGGTTACCCTGCGCTGGTAGTAGGCTGGGAAGGGGAGCTTTTCCTCATTGCCAAGGGGTTTAGTGACCGTGAAACCCTATTTCGCATTTTGGACGAAATAACGATAAAGCAAAAGTCGTAG
- the zupT gene encoding zinc transporter ZupT: protein MEENVGLAFLLTTFAGLSTAIGSAIAFFAKKTNTKLLSSAMGFSAGVMIYVSFAELLVHSMEMLAEEVGKSYGGWIVAASFFGGMLVTGLIDKLVPSFENPHEFDKGPEPTGKEAANKQLYRMGIFTALVIGIHNFPEGMVTFMGSLKDTHLGISIAIAVAVHNIPEGIAVSAPIYYATGNRKRALTFSILSGLAEPFGAMVGYLVLRQFLNDLVFGIVFAAIGGIMVFISFDQLLPAAQKYGSHHRSLYGLILGMAVMAISLLLSH, encoded by the coding sequence ATGGAGGAAAACGTAGGTCTTGCCTTTCTGCTAACCACTTTTGCTGGTCTTTCCACGGCCATTGGAAGCGCCATAGCTTTTTTTGCCAAAAAGACGAACACCAAGTTATTGTCTTCGGCCATGGGATTTTCGGCTGGAGTGATGATTTATGTCTCCTTTGCCGAGCTTCTGGTTCATTCGATGGAAATGCTCGCTGAAGAAGTGGGAAAGTCCTATGGCGGATGGATTGTCGCCGCATCATTCTTCGGTGGAATGCTTGTAACTGGCCTAATCGATAAACTTGTTCCCTCTTTCGAAAATCCCCACGAATTTGACAAAGGTCCGGAACCGACCGGAAAGGAGGCTGCCAATAAACAGCTCTACCGAATGGGAATATTTACGGCTTTGGTTATTGGTATTCATAATTTCCCAGAAGGAATGGTGACTTTTATGGGAAGCTTAAAGGATACTCATTTGGGTATTAGTATCGCCATCGCTGTAGCCGTTCACAACATTCCAGAGGGAATTGCCGTATCGGCTCCCATTTATTACGCCACGGGCAATCGCAAACGAGCCCTAACCTTCTCGATTCTTAGTGGTTTAGCCGAACCATTTGGAGCCATGGTGGGTTACCTGGTTCTAAGGCAGTTTCTCAATGATCTGGTCTTTGGTATCGTATTCGCAGCGATAGGTGGAATTATGGTTTTTATTTCCTTCGATCAACTCCTGCCTGCTGCACAAAAATACGGTTCCCATCACCGCTCACTTTATGGGCTTATCCTTGGAATGGCAGTCATGGCCATCAGCCTTTTACTCTCTCATTAA
- a CDS encoding aminoacyl-histidine dipeptidase, translated as MSSEVRNLEPKALWNNFEDLNAVPRPSKKEERVIQFIVDFGKKLGLETEQDEIGNVLIRKPATPGMESRMGVVLQSHLDMVHQKNNETNFDFLTEGIRSYIDGDWVKAEGTTLGADNGIGVAAAMTVLAATDMPHGPIEALFTIDEETGMTGADNLTPGWLKGDILLNMDTEDEGELCIGCAGGIDTTVSYNYASDAIPADWSTYKLTIKGLFGGHSGCDIHLQRGNSNKMMSRLLLLLNEKTDVRLIQFDGGSLRNAIPREAFVTVAFDAAKLGDLEGVIKEYEAVSKVEFAQTDKGLTLVWEEAQASGQMMNKDDQYKLLRALDGAPNGVYRWSNDFEGLVETSTNTSRVLIENGTFKVDYLTRSSVEHSKDDLAAKIQHVYELIGASVEHAGSYPGWAPNPDSDILKVMRGIHEDFFGEKPIVNAVHAGLECGIISRTQPQLDMISFGPTIKNPHSPDEMVHIGTVERFWRYLQKILNEIPSKN; from the coding sequence ATGAGTTCAGAGGTTAGAAACCTGGAGCCAAAAGCATTGTGGAACAACTTTGAAGACCTCAATGCAGTGCCCAGACCATCAAAAAAAGAAGAAAGAGTAATTCAGTTCATCGTAGACTTTGGAAAAAAGCTGGGATTGGAAACAGAGCAAGACGAAATTGGCAATGTTTTGATTCGCAAGCCTGCAACTCCAGGAATGGAATCCAGAATGGGAGTGGTTTTACAGTCTCACCTGGATATGGTGCACCAAAAAAACAACGAAACCAATTTTGATTTTCTAACTGAAGGCATCCGCTCCTACATTGATGGAGATTGGGTAAAAGCAGAAGGTACTACCCTGGGCGCTGATAATGGAATTGGAGTAGCCGCAGCAATGACTGTTTTGGCCGCTACCGATATGCCACACGGCCCGATTGAGGCTTTGTTTACCATCGACGAGGAAACCGGAATGACCGGAGCTGATAACCTGACTCCAGGTTGGTTGAAAGGAGATATTCTCCTGAATATGGATACGGAAGACGAAGGAGAGCTTTGTATTGGTTGTGCGGGAGGTATTGATACCACAGTTTCATACAACTATGCTTCTGATGCCATTCCAGCTGACTGGAGTACTTATAAATTGACCATCAAAGGATTGTTTGGTGGGCACTCAGGTTGCGATATTCATCTGCAGCGGGGAAATAGCAACAAGATGATGAGCAGACTTTTGCTTTTGTTGAATGAAAAGACCGATGTTCGTCTTATTCAGTTCGACGGAGGTAGCCTGCGTAACGCCATTCCACGTGAGGCTTTTGTAACCGTTGCTTTTGATGCGGCCAAATTGGGCGACCTGGAAGGTGTAATTAAGGAATATGAAGCTGTATCGAAGGTAGAGTTTGCTCAAACCGACAAGGGATTGACCTTGGTTTGGGAAGAGGCTCAAGCCAGCGGACAGATGATGAATAAAGACGATCAGTACAAGTTGTTGCGGGCCTTAGATGGTGCTCCAAATGGAGTATATCGCTGGAGCAACGATTTTGAAGGACTGGTAGAAACCTCTACAAATACTTCTCGTGTATTGATTGAGAATGGAACATTTAAAGTGGATTACCTGACGCGTAGTTCAGTGGAGCATTCCAAAGACGATTTAGCCGCTAAAATTCAACATGTATACGAATTGATCGGTGCTTCTGTGGAACACGCCGGAAGCTACCCGGGATGGGCACCAAATCCAGATTCTGATATTTTGAAAGTGATGCGTGGCATTCATGAAGACTTCTTTGGAGAGAAGCCTATCGTAAATGCTGTACACGCTGGATTGGAGTGTGGGATTATTTCCAGAACTCAACCTCAGTTGGATATGATTTCTTTTGGTCCTACCATTAAGAATCCTCACTCTCCCGATGAAATGGTGCACATTGGTACCGTGGAGCGTTTTTGGAGATACCTTCAGAAGATTCTAAACGAAATTCCTTCTAAGAACTAA
- a CDS encoding aminotransferase class IV, translating into MSSATSWIIHNGILIPQEEWKVSTKNRAFRYGDGLFESMRSFGTSVPYLAIHLQRLKRGAVEMEFETSGDLFNLEVMKSKVAELLERNGHTDSARLRLSVYRSGGGAYSPDSVEGEFILESERVHDSRFALNGRGWKVDVFDYWKKPVIPWSGIKTTSSLFYVKAGLFQKKNGMDEVLLVNAGNQLCEGSFTNLFVVRSGELFTPSLASGCLPGVMRQVIIHEATRMGLKVYEKDLSVNDLMVADEVFMTNAVRGIQWVGAFRSKRYFHRIADKLVHALNQKLS; encoded by the coding sequence ATGAGTTCAGCCACATCCTGGATTATTCACAACGGTATTCTAATTCCCCAAGAAGAGTGGAAGGTCTCTACTAAAAACCGGGCTTTTCGGTATGGCGATGGTCTGTTTGAATCCATGCGTAGCTTTGGTACTTCTGTTCCTTACCTGGCCATTCATCTTCAGCGGCTAAAAAGAGGAGCGGTAGAGATGGAATTCGAAACTTCGGGTGACTTGTTTAATCTGGAAGTGATGAAATCGAAGGTTGCTGAACTTTTGGAGCGAAATGGCCATACAGATTCAGCCCGATTGCGACTATCCGTGTATCGATCAGGTGGGGGAGCCTACAGTCCCGATTCGGTGGAAGGGGAGTTCATTCTTGAAAGTGAAAGAGTACATGATTCTCGATTTGCTTTAAACGGGAGAGGGTGGAAAGTAGATGTGTTTGATTATTGGAAAAAGCCAGTCATACCTTGGTCCGGGATAAAAACTACGAGTTCGCTTTTCTACGTCAAAGCCGGGCTGTTTCAAAAGAAAAATGGAATGGATGAGGTGCTCCTGGTCAATGCTGGAAATCAGCTTTGCGAAGGTTCATTTACCAATCTATTCGTAGTGCGTTCAGGAGAACTTTTTACTCCGTCTTTAGCTTCCGGATGCCTACCAGGAGTGATGCGTCAAGTGATCATCCATGAAGCCACCAGAATGGGGTTGAAGGTTTATGAAAAAGACCTCAGTGTAAACGATCTCATGGTGGCCGATGAAGTGTTCATGACCAATGCGGTTAGAGGAATACAATGGGTGGGTGCCTTTCGAAGCAAACGCTACTTTCATCGCATTGCCGATAAATTGGTCCATGCGCTAAACCAGAAGCTTAGTTGA
- a CDS encoding mechanosensitive ion channel, translating to MDLTVLDRYLHKIIDLTAEYGPKLLLALLVLFIGLRVIKWMTKLIHNIFDKQKVDPTLRPFLINLVNWMLKLMLFISVASMMGVETTSFVAVIGAAGLAVGLALQGTLANFAGGVLILLFKPYKIGDLIEAQGYFGEVKEIQIFITVIITPDGKTAVIPNGAISNGSLTNFSEQGQLRVDLTIGISYDSDIKKAREILMDVMQSDPKVLKDPAPMVAVSELADSSVNLAVRPWATPADYWDVYFGTLEKGKEALDAAKITIPFPQRDVHLIKES from the coding sequence ATGGATTTAACTGTACTCGACAGATACCTTCACAAGATCATTGACCTAACCGCCGAATATGGCCCGAAATTACTTTTGGCCCTTCTTGTCCTCTTTATTGGTTTACGGGTGATCAAGTGGATGACCAAGTTGATTCATAATATTTTCGACAAACAGAAAGTAGATCCTACCCTACGCCCTTTCCTGATTAATCTGGTAAACTGGATGCTCAAGCTGATGCTATTTATCAGCGTTGCCTCCATGATGGGTGTTGAAACTACCTCTTTTGTAGCCGTTATTGGTGCTGCTGGTTTGGCCGTTGGTCTGGCTCTTCAAGGTACTTTGGCCAACTTTGCGGGTGGTGTTTTAATTCTACTCTTCAAACCTTATAAAATTGGTGATTTGATTGAGGCCCAAGGGTATTTTGGAGAAGTTAAGGAGATTCAAATCTTCATTACGGTGATCATTACTCCGGATGGAAAAACAGCAGTCATTCCGAATGGCGCAATATCCAACGGAAGTCTGACCAATTTCTCAGAGCAAGGCCAGCTAAGGGTTGACTTGACGATTGGCATTTCCTACGACTCTGATATCAAAAAGGCCCGTGAGATTCTTATGGACGTCATGCAAAGTGATCCTAAGGTGTTAAAGGACCCTGCTCCTATGGTAGCCGTATCTGAACTCGCTGATAGCTCTGTGAACTTGGCCGTTAGACCCTGGGCTACTCCGGCCGACTACTGGGATGTATACTTTGGTACCCTGGAAAAAGGTAAAGAGGCTCTGGATGCCGCCAAAATCACTATTCCGTTCCCTCAGCGCGACGTGCACCTGATCAAAGAATCGTAG
- a CDS encoding YqgE/AlgH family protein has product MSRNREEEAFDAFFRKLNNQQQLAEKGKILLSEPFLSDPNFSRSVVLLVRHDPEGSVGFVLNRESDFYINEVVDDFPDFESRVFIGGPVGRESLFYLHSLGDKLEGSFKVQRNLYWGGNFDLLKELIDKGEVDPKQIRFFVGYSGWESGQLEQEMEEKSWIVTKAASSEVLIKNTGRLWGRLLNKLGDSYRIISNFPKDPHLN; this is encoded by the coding sequence ATGAGTAGAAACCGTGAAGAAGAGGCCTTTGATGCATTTTTTAGAAAACTGAACAACCAACAACAATTAGCTGAAAAAGGAAAAATATTACTGTCTGAACCTTTTTTGTCAGACCCCAATTTTAGTCGTAGCGTAGTCCTGTTGGTTCGTCATGACCCTGAAGGAAGTGTGGGCTTCGTATTGAACCGAGAATCTGATTTTTACATCAACGAAGTGGTGGATGACTTTCCCGATTTTGAATCCCGGGTTTTCATTGGAGGACCTGTGGGCCGCGAAAGTCTTTTCTACCTCCACTCCCTGGGCGACAAACTTGAAGGGAGCTTCAAAGTACAACGAAACCTTTACTGGGGTGGAAACTTCGACCTATTGAAAGAGCTTATTGATAAAGGTGAAGTAGACCCTAAACAGATTCGATTTTTTGTAGGATACTCAGGCTGGGAATCGGGTCAGCTGGAGCAGGAAATGGAAGAAAAGAGTTGGATCGTGACCAAAGCTGCCTCATCCGAAGTATTGATCAAAAACACGGGTAGACTTTGGGGACGATTGCTCAACAAACTGGGTGATTCTTATCGAATCATTTCAAACTTCCCGAAGGACCCGCACCTCAACTAA
- a CDS encoding aspartate aminotransferase family protein yields the protein MGLDIIKAQGDLIIDRSGKEYIDFISGIGVSNLGHNLPEIKEAIRRQLDKHAHVMVYGEYEQEVVTEFAHTLLSFFPDRLNAMYPVNSGTEANEAALKLARRVTGRSEIISFQGAYHGNTTGSMSISYNEDRKYPFRPLLPDVRFIALNNSDQLNQITDKTAAVFLETIQGDAGVRIPTVEYMQALLKKCRSTGTLLILDEVQVGMGRTGKFSAFEHFDIVPDVVTLGKALGAGMPIGAVVSQKKYLDQLSRSPELGHITTFGGHPVICASGLAGLRYFKEHRILDQVEEKGRFIENALTQIPGVQLRAFRRKGMMIAVELDNPEQVNQVINACRESGVLLFWFLSLRNGFRIAPPLNISTQNLEKACQIIRRELIRANS from the coding sequence ATAGGTTTGGACATTATTAAAGCCCAAGGTGATTTGATCATTGATCGTTCTGGCAAGGAGTACATTGATTTCATTTCAGGTATCGGGGTGAGTAATTTGGGCCACAACCTTCCGGAAATCAAGGAAGCGATTCGCCGGCAGTTAGACAAACATGCCCACGTGATGGTCTATGGTGAATATGAACAGGAAGTGGTGACCGAATTTGCCCATACCCTACTCTCCTTTTTTCCTGATAGGCTGAATGCGATGTATCCTGTCAATTCTGGAACGGAGGCCAATGAAGCAGCTCTAAAACTGGCCCGAAGGGTAACCGGAAGATCTGAAATTATTTCCTTCCAAGGAGCTTACCATGGAAATACCACAGGTTCGATGAGTATTTCCTACAATGAGGATAGAAAATACCCCTTTAGGCCCTTGCTGCCGGATGTTCGCTTTATTGCTTTGAATAACTCCGACCAATTAAATCAAATTACAGATAAGACTGCTGCTGTTTTTCTGGAAACCATTCAAGGAGATGCCGGAGTGCGTATCCCCACAGTTGAATACATGCAAGCCCTTTTGAAAAAGTGCCGATCAACGGGTACCTTATTGATTTTGGACGAAGTACAAGTAGGCATGGGAAGAACTGGAAAGTTTAGTGCTTTTGAGCACTTTGACATTGTTCCCGACGTGGTTACCTTAGGTAAGGCACTTGGGGCTGGAATGCCCATTGGAGCTGTTGTAAGTCAAAAGAAATACCTCGATCAATTGAGTCGATCTCCTGAACTGGGACACATTACCACCTTTGGCGGGCACCCTGTTATTTGTGCCTCGGGTCTGGCCGGATTACGCTATTTCAAAGAACACCGAATCCTGGATCAAGTGGAAGAAAAAGGACGTTTTATAGAAAATGCCCTCACTCAAATTCCAGGAGTTCAGCTGCGTGCATTTCGTCGAAAAGGAATGATGATTGCCGTAGAGCTTGACAACCCAGAGCAGGTCAATCAAGTCATTAACGCTTGCCGTGAATCAGGAGTACTGCTCTTTTGGTTTCTCAGTCTGCGTAACGGTTTCCGTATTGCTCCTCCCTTGAATATTTCCACTCAAAACTTGGAAAAAGCCTGTCAAATCATTCGGCGAGAACTGATTCGGGCCAATTCTTAA
- a CDS encoding HAD family hydrolase → MNKAIFLDRDGVINRERGTYTWKEEDFEFTPGLFESLVEWQNKGYKLIVITNQGGVAKGLYSLQEVYEVHQYMSEALAEKGIELTDIYLSPYHQDYSLSLSRKPDSQMLEKAIAVHRINPEDSFMIGDSERDVVAANKVGVKGILIEPNSDIRNLLPQIP, encoded by the coding sequence ATGAACAAAGCGATTTTCTTAGACCGTGACGGTGTTATCAACCGGGAACGAGGAACGTATACCTGGAAGGAGGAAGATTTTGAGTTTACTCCAGGCTTGTTTGAATCCTTAGTCGAATGGCAAAATAAAGGTTACAAACTCATTGTCATCACCAATCAGGGAGGAGTAGCTAAAGGACTCTATTCCTTGCAAGAGGTTTATGAAGTGCACCAATACATGAGTGAAGCTCTGGCCGAAAAGGGTATTGAATTGACCGATATTTACTTAAGTCCCTATCATCAGGACTATTCGCTATCCCTCAGTCGCAAACCCGATTCGCAAATGTTGGAAAAGGCTATTGCCGTTCATCGGATTAACCCTGAGGATTCCTTTATGATTGGAGATTCTGAACGAGACGTAGTAGCGGCAAACAAAGTGGGGGTGAAGGGCATTTTAATTGAGCCCAACTCCGATATTCGTAATCTTTTACCTCAAATTCCATGA
- a CDS encoding tRNA-(ms[2]io[6]A)-hydroxylase — MSTKYNLKLSWDTPVEWTQAVLSDFDSFLQDHADCERKASSMAMSFIAKCPDRNEIIPELIETALEELVHFKLVYEVMEKRGVSLKNDMPQDEYINQLIKACRSGREERLMDRMIVASVVEARGAERFRLVAENHPDAEMQKFYDMLWKSEHKHSDIFLRLAEHYWPFDQINDRLQVFLEKEGNILSALPFKPALH, encoded by the coding sequence ATGAGCACGAAATACAACCTGAAGTTATCCTGGGACACTCCAGTCGAATGGACCCAAGCTGTTCTTTCGGATTTTGACTCCTTTTTACAGGATCATGCCGACTGTGAGCGCAAAGCCTCCTCCATGGCTATGAGTTTTATTGCCAAGTGTCCCGATCGCAATGAAATTATTCCAGAACTAATTGAAACTGCTCTCGAAGAATTGGTGCATTTTAAGCTGGTGTATGAAGTTATGGAAAAAAGAGGGGTTTCCTTAAAAAATGACATGCCCCAGGATGAGTATATCAATCAACTGATCAAAGCATGCAGATCAGGACGTGAAGAACGCTTAATGGATAGAATGATTGTAGCCTCTGTAGTAGAGGCCCGAGGAGCTGAACGCTTTCGATTGGTGGCTGAGAATCACCCGGATGCTGAAATGCAAAAATTCTACGATATGTTGTGGAAATCAGAGCACAAACACAGCGACATATTTCTGCGCCTGGCGGAGCACTATTGGCCATTCGACCAAATAAACGACCGCTTGCAGGTTTTCCTCGAAAAAGAAGGTAATATACTGAGTGCACTTCCGTTTAAACCTGCTTTGCATTAA
- a CDS encoding sodium:proton antiporter, with amino-acid sequence MNILDIIAILIFLAAVFTFINIHYIKLPGTIGLMMQALVLSLIIVGIGFVVPSLKEGAEGIMRNVDFSEVLLNIMLSFLLYAGALHVDIDKLREEAASVFILAIFGTLISTFLIGGMIWYFLQVLDLPIQIRFIECLLLGALISPTDPIAVLAILKTTNISKNLQIKIEGESLFNDGIGVVVFLTILAIATGGSGHGGGEEISAGTVSLLFLKEVFGGVLLGAAFGALGYWLLVIIDNAHEELEVLTTLALVLVGTQIAVHLHVSAPLAMVVMGLIIGRGNSHDSEEEGIAGEYVMKFWHLVDEAMNAILFILIGLEMLIIIEESTSTYLIVGLSGILIILFGRFIGVSIPVLVLDFFKKSAKGTILILTWGGLRGGISIALALSLSADDIGQDVKYLIVTITYCVVVFSILVQGLTIEKLVKKYI; translated from the coding sequence ATGAATATTCTGGACATTATAGCCATTTTAATATTCCTCGCTGCTGTCTTCACCTTTATCAACATTCATTACATCAAGCTCCCGGGTACCATTGGGCTCATGATGCAAGCCCTGGTTCTCAGTCTGATCATTGTGGGTATTGGCTTCGTTGTCCCCAGTTTGAAGGAGGGCGCTGAAGGCATTATGCGTAATGTGGACTTTAGTGAAGTACTGCTCAACATTATGCTGAGCTTCTTACTGTATGCTGGAGCGCTACATGTGGATATCGACAAACTGCGCGAAGAAGCGGCGTCTGTATTCATACTCGCTATTTTCGGTACACTGATCTCTACCTTTTTGATTGGTGGTATGATTTGGTACTTCCTTCAAGTTTTGGATCTGCCTATTCAGATTCGATTCATTGAATGTTTATTGCTGGGTGCCCTTATCTCCCCTACCGACCCGATTGCGGTACTGGCCATTTTGAAAACCACTAACATTTCGAAGAACCTTCAGATTAAAATCGAGGGAGAATCTCTGTTTAATGACGGTATCGGTGTTGTGGTCTTTTTGACCATTCTTGCGATTGCCACGGGCGGAAGCGGCCACGGAGGCGGAGAAGAAATCTCTGCGGGTACGGTTTCCCTTCTCTTCCTTAAAGAGGTGTTTGGTGGTGTGTTGCTTGGTGCCGCCTTTGGTGCACTGGGTTATTGGCTATTGGTAATTATTGATAATGCTCACGAAGAATTGGAGGTGCTGACTACACTTGCTCTGGTTTTGGTGGGTACTCAAATCGCTGTTCACCTTCACGTATCTGCTCCTTTGGCCATGGTGGTTATGGGACTTATCATTGGTCGTGGAAACAGCCATGATAGCGAAGAAGAAGGAATTGCGGGTGAATATGTAATGAAATTCTGGCACCTGGTCGATGAAGCGATGAACGCCATCCTATTTATCCTGATCGGGTTGGAAATGCTGATCATCATTGAAGAATCTACCAGTACCTACCTCATTGTTGGGTTGAGCGGTATTCTTATCATCCTATTTGGACGTTTTATTGGTGTAAGTATTCCGGTATTGGTTTTGGACTTTTTCAAAAAATCGGCAAAGGGGACGATACTTATACTAACCTGGGGAGGTCTACGTGGCGGAATCTCCATTGCCTTGGCCCTGTCCCTATCGGCTGATGATATTGGGCAGGATGTAAAATACTTGATTGTAACCATTACCTACTGCGTGGTAGTATTCTCCATCCTTGTTCAAGGATTAACCATCGAAAAACTGGTTAAAAAGTACATATAA
- a CDS encoding rhomboid family intramembrane serine protease codes for MSVTLFIIILTAGVSIMAFNNQELFHKWKLSPYMVVNRKEWYRIFTHAFIHADWVHLFFNLFVLYMFGENTELFMKREFGATQGTFLFLLLYVGGIAFAALPAVIRHGNNVVYSSIGASGAVAGVLFASILFFPLMELMLLILPIPIPAYIFGPLYLAAEYYLDKRGNDNVAHDAHFFGALFGFFFPIAFRPDLFLRFISALI; via the coding sequence ATGAGCGTTACCCTATTTATCATCATTCTTACCGCCGGGGTTTCCATCATGGCTTTTAACAATCAGGAGCTTTTTCATAAATGGAAATTGAGCCCCTACATGGTGGTTAATCGCAAGGAGTGGTACCGGATTTTTACCCATGCTTTCATTCATGCCGATTGGGTTCATTTGTTTTTTAACCTCTTTGTGCTTTACATGTTTGGTGAAAACACCGAACTCTTTATGAAGCGGGAATTTGGGGCCACCCAAGGCACGTTCTTGTTCCTCTTGTTGTACGTAGGAGGAATTGCATTTGCGGCATTGCCAGCCGTTATTCGTCATGGAAATAATGTGGTTTATTCTTCTATTGGTGCTTCAGGAGCAGTAGCAGGAGTGCTTTTTGCTTCCATTCTGTTCTTTCCTCTAATGGAACTCATGTTGCTCATTTTGCCCATACCTATTCCTGCTTACATCTTTGGTCCTCTCTACCTGGCTGCTGAGTATTATTTGGATAAACGGGGTAATGACAACGTAGCTCACGACGCTCACTTTTTTGGTGCTCTATTTGGCTTTTTCTTTCCCATTGCTTTCCGTCCTGATTTATTTTTGAGGTTTATATCTGCATTGATTTAA